In Populus trichocarpa isolate Nisqually-1 chromosome 16, P.trichocarpa_v4.1, whole genome shotgun sequence, a genomic segment contains:
- the LOC7468975 gene encoding polygalacturonase, with protein sequence MALQRALLYSFFIISISIISSYSCSQEDPLNNYLEEQASGYDSQAYPSYIEDGGFKDLIKLRSDVLVLQTFSKEGSKSTPVITVGVRDFGVKDDGGDDTDDTETFERAWKEACSSPEGAIIVVPEYTYRLKPIRFQGPCKSNIALQVHGTIEASCNQSDYKKDSRHWLLFDSVDNLLVEGGGTIDGNGKIWWENSCKVNKSLPCKEAPTAVTFFECQNLIVKDLKIQNAQQMHVTFKKSNHVLVSNLTVISPEESPNTDGIHITKTQNIQITDSVIGTGDDCISIVSGSHNVQATGITCGPGHGISIGSLGAHDSKDHVSGVTVKGAKLSGTANGVRIKTWQGGSGNVSNIKFQNIEMNKVTNPIIIDQNYCDQDKPCKQQKSALQVKNVMYKNIKGTSASEVAMRFDCSKAYPCQGILLQDINLERAGDRTAKALCNNVKLATLGVVYPKCS encoded by the exons ATGGCCTTACAAAGGGCACTTCTTTACTCATTCTTCATAATCTCCATCTCCATTATTTCTTCCTATAGTTGTTCGCAAGAGGACCCACTTAATAATTACCTTGAAGAACAAGCATCTGGCTATGATTCTCAAGCTTATCCTTCGTATATTGAAGATGGTgggtttaaggacttaattaagctACGAAGTGATGTTTTAGTTTTGCAGACGTTTAGCAAAGAGGGTAGCAAATCAACTCCAGTTATAACAGTTGGTGTAAGGGACTTTGGAGTTAAAGATGATGGAGGAGATGATACAGATGACACAGAG ACATTTGAAAGGGCTTGGAAGGAAGCTTGTTCTTCCCCTGAAGGTGCTATTATTGTTGTGCCCGAGTACACTTATCGTCTTAAGCCGATTAGATTCCAGGGTCCTTGCAAATCTAATATTGCATTGCAG GTACATGGAACCATTGAAGCATCTTGTAATCAATCGGACTACAAAAAGGATAGTAGACATTGGCTACTCTTTGATAGTGTTGACAATTTACTAGTTGAAGGTGGTGGAACTATCGATGGAAATGGGAAGATATGGTGGGAAAACTCGTGCAAAGTCAATAAATCTCTT CCTTGCAAAGAGGCACCTACG GCTGTCACCTTCTTTGAATGCCAGAATTTGATTGTGAAGGACCTCAAAATCCAAAATGCACAACAAATGCATGTTACTTTCAAGAAAAGCAATCATGTTCTAGTATCCAACCTCACAGTAATTTCACCAGAAGAGAGCCCTAACACCGACGGCATCCATATCACAAAGACTCAAAACATCCAGATTACTGATTCAGTCATTGGAACAG GTGATGATTGTATATCCATTGTAAGTGGATCACATAATGTGCAGGCTACGGGCATAACTTGTGGACCAGGTCATGGAATCAG TATTGGAAGCTTAGGAGCACATGATTCAAAAGACCATGTTTCAGGAGTTACTGTCAAGGGTGCCAAGCTTTCTGGCACCGCAAATGGTGTTAGGATCAAAACATGGCAG GGAGGGTCTGGGAATGTAAGCAACATCAAGTTTCAGAATATTGAAATGAACAAGGTCACCAACCCCATTATAATAGATCAAAACTATTGTGACCAGGATAAACCATGCAAACAACAG AAGTCAGCTCTTCAAGTGAAAAATGTGATGTACAAGAACATAAAGGGGACTAGCGCTTCTGAAGTGGCTATGAGATTTGATTGCAGCAAGGCTTATCCATGTCAAGGGATTCTATTACAAGATATTAATCTTGAAAGAGCAGGAGATAGAACGGCCAAAGCTTTGTGCAACAATGTTAAATTAGCTACGTTGGGAGTTGTTTATCCAAAATGTTCttga
- the LOC7468976 gene encoding cellulose synthase A catalytic subunit 3 [UDP-forming] isoform X1 translates to MNLLLTLGVLLVVQPKKIQVCQICSDDIGKTIDGEPFVACHVCAFPVCRPCYEYERKDGNQSCPQCKTKYKRHKGSPPIQGEEMGDADSEDVGNKSNHHISGVQDEKQKIERMLGWDSSSGRKEHLATTNYDKDGSLNHIPYLAGRRSVSGDLSAASPERYSMASPESGIRANIRVVDPTRDSGSLGFGNVAWRERIDGWKMKPEKNTAPMSVSNAPSEGRGGGDFDASTDVLMDDSLLNDEARQPLSRKVSIPSSRINPYRMVIVLRLVVLCIFLHYRLTNPVRNAYALWLISVICEIWFAISWILDQFPKWLPVNRETYLDRLSLRYEKEGEPSQLAAVDIFVSTVDPLKEPPLVTANTVLSILAVDYPVDKVSCYVSDDGAAMLTFETMSETSEFARKWVPFCKRYDIEPRAPEWYFSQKIDYLKDKVHPSFVKERRAMKREYEEFKVRVNGLVAKAQKVPDEGWVMQDGTPWPGNNIRDHPGMIQVFLGHSGGLDTEGNELPRLVYVSREKRPGFQHHKKAGAMNALVRVSAVLTNGPFLLNLDCDHYINNSKALREAMCFLMDPNLGRTVCYVQFPQRFDGIDRNDRYANRNTVFFDINLRGLDGIQGPVYVGTGCVFNRTALYGYEPPLKPKHKKPGFLSSCFGGSRKKSSRSGRKDSKKKSSKLVDPTLPVFNLEDIEEGVEGTGFDDEKSLLMSQMTLEKRFGQSTVFVASTLMENGGVPESATPESLLKEAIHVISCGYEDKSDWGSEIGWIYGSVTEDILTGFKMHARGWRSIYCMPKRPAFKGSAPINLSDRLNQVLRWALGSVEILLSRHCPIWYGYSGRLKWLERFAYINTTIYPITSIPLLAYCTLPAVCLLTGKFIIPQISNIASIWFISLFLSIFATGILEMRWSGVGIDEWWRNEQFWVIGGVSAHLFAVFQGLLKVLAGIDTNFTVTSKASDEDGDFTELYMFKWTTLLIPPTTLLIINLVGVVAGVSYAINSGYQSWGPLFGKLFFAFWVIIHLYPFLKGLMGRQNRTPTIVVVWSVLLASIFSLLWVRVDPFTTKVTGPDVTQCGINC, encoded by the exons ATGAATTTACTTTTGACTTTGGGTGTTTTGCTTGTTGTTCAGCCAAAAAAAATCCAGGTCTGCCAGATCTGCAGTGATGATATTGGCAAGACTATAGATGGAGAGCCCTTTGTTGCTTGCCATGTATGTGCATTTCCAGTTTGCCGTCCATGTTATGAGTATGAGAGGAAAGATGGTAACCAGTCTTGTCCTCAATGCAAGACTAAATACAAGAGGCATAAAG GAAGCCCTCCAATTCAAGGGGAAGAAATGGGAGATGCTGATTCTGAAGATGTAGGAAACAAGTCAAACCATCACATATCAGGCGTTCAAGATGAGAAACAAAAGATAGAACGTATGCTGGGTTGGGATTCGAGTTCTGGTCGGAAAGAGCATCTTGCAACCACAAACTATGACAAAGATGGTTCTCTTAACCATATTCCTTATCTGGCTGGTAGACGTTCG gTTTCCGGGGATCTTTCAGCTGCATCTCCCGAGCGTTACTCAATGGCTTCTCCTGAAAGTGGCATCAGAG CTAATATAAGGGTGGTGGATCCAACAAGGGATTCTGGCTCATTGGGGTTTGGCAATGTAGCCTGGAGAGAGAGGATTGATGGTTGGAAGATGAAGCCAGAAAAGAATACTGCTCCGATGAGTGTTAGTAATGCACCATCTGAAGGCAGGGGTGGCGGAGATTTTGATGCCAGCACTGATGTACTCATGGATGATTCCTTACT AAATGATGAAGCCCGCCAGCCTCTCTCAAGGAAGGTTTCTATTCCTTCCTCTAGGATTAACCCTTACAGGATGGTCATAGTTTTGCGGCTTGTTGTCCTTTGCATTTTCTTACACTACCGTTTAACAAATCCAGTGAGGAATGCTTACGCTTTGTGGCTAATATCTGTTATCTGTGAGATATGGTTTGCAATATCATGGATATTGGATCAGTTCCCTAAATGGCTTCCTGTGAACCGTGAGACATATCTTGACAGGCTATCTCTCAg ATATGAGAAAGAAGGAGAGCCGTCTCAGTTGGCTGCTGTTGACATTTTTGTCAGTACAGTCGACCCTTTAAAGGAACCTCCACTGGTCACAGCCAATACAGTACTATCTATTCTTGCAGTTGATTACCCAGTAGACAAAGTCTCTTGTTATGTTTCAGATGATGGAGCTGCTATGTTGACATTTGAAACTATGTCTGAAACGTCTGAATTTGCAAGAAAATGGGTTCCTTTCTGCAAGAGATATGATATTGAGCCCCGAGCTCCAGAATGGTACTTTTCACAGAAGATTGACTACTTAAAAGACAAGGTTCATCCATCATTTGTCAAAGAACGCAGAGCTATGAAG AGAGAATATGAAGAATTTAAAGTTCGTGTCAATGGGCTTGTTGCAAAGGCACAAAAGGTTCCTGATGAAGGATGGGTCATGCAAGATGGTACACCTTGGCCTGGAAATAACATCAGAGATCACCCAGGAATGATCCAG GTTTTCTTGGGCCATAGTGGAGGACTTGACACTGAGGGTAATGAACTTCCACGGCTAGTGTATGTGTCCCGTGAGAAGCGTCCTGGTTTTCAGCATCATAAGAAAGCTGGTGCTATGAATGCACTT GTTCGTGTTTCAGCAGTCCTCACCAATGGGCCCTTCTTGTTAAATCTTGATTGTGATCATTACATAAACAACAGCAAGGCATTGAGAGAAGCTATGTGTTTTCTAATGGATCCTAATCTTGGAAGAACAGTTTGTTATGTCCAGTTTCCTCAGAGATTTGATGGGATTGATAGAAACGATCGATATGCCAACCGTAACACTGTTTTCTTTGAT ATAAATTTAAGAGGATTGGATGGAATCCAAGGCCCTGTATACGTGGGTACAGGGTGTGTTTTCAATAGAACGGCCTTGTATGGCTATGAGCCTCCTCTCAAGCCTAAGCATAAGAAACCAGGGTTTCTGTCTTCATGCTTTGGTGGATCACGAAAGAAGAGTTCTAGATCGGGTAGAAAGGAtagtaagaaaaaatcaagcaagcTTGTAGACCCTACTTTGCCGGTATTCAATTTAGAAGATATAGAAGAAGGGGTTGAAG GTACTGGATTCGATGATGAAAAATCATTGCTCATGTCTCAAATGACACTTGAGAAAAGATTTGGCCAATCAACCGTGTTTGTTGCTTCCACCCTTATGGAGAACGGTGGTGTTCCGGAGTCCGCCACCCCAGAGTCTCTTCTCAAAGAAGCTATTCATGTCATCAGCTGTGGATATGAAGACAAGTCAGACTGGGGAAGTGAA ATAGGATGGATATATGGTTCTGTTACGGAAGATATCCTTACAGGATTCAAGATGCATGCTCGTGGTTGGAGATCAATCTATTGCATGCCGAAGCGTCCTGCCTTTAAGGGATCTGCTCCCATTAATCTTTCTGATCGTCTAAATCAAGTGCTTCGGTGGGCCTTGGGTTCCGTTGAAATTCTTCTCAGTCGTCACTGCCCCATATGGTATGGCTATAGTGGAAGGCTAAAATGGCTCGAGAGATTTGCTTATATCAACACCACCATTTATCCAATCACATCCATTCCTCTTCTTGCCTATTGTACATTGCCTGCCGTGTGCCTTCTTACGGGAAAGTTCATTATTCCACAG ATTAGTAACATTGCCAGTATCTGGTTCATATCcctctttctttcaatctttgCAACTGGTATTTTGGAAATGAGATGGAGTGGTGTTGGGATCGATGAATGGTGGAGGAATGAACAGTTCTGGGTTATTGGAGGTGTGTCAGCTCATCTCTTTGCTGTCTTCCAAGGCCTGCTGAAAGTCCTTGCTGGAATAGATACAAATTTTACAGTCACTTCAAAAGCATCTGATGAAGATGGTGATTTTACCGAGCTATATATGTTCAAATGGACCACTTTACTTATCCCACCAACTACTCTCCTCATAATCAATCTGGTTGGAGTGGTTGCAGGAGTCTCTTACGCCATAAACAGTGGTTATCAATCTTGGGGTCCTCTCTTTGGCaagcttttctttgctttctggGTGATTATTCATCTTTATCCTTTCCTCAAGGGTCTGATGGGACGCCAAAACCGAACACCTACGATTGTTGTGGTGTGGTCAGTTCTCCTTGCTTCTATCTTCTCCTTACTGTGGGTACGTGTTGACCCTTTTACAACCAAGGTGACTGGACCAGACGTTACGCAGTGTGGCATCAACTGCTAG
- the LOC7468976 gene encoding cellulose synthase A catalytic subunit 3 [UDP-forming] isoform X2: MDLEGDDAAGPKKIQVCQICSDDIGKTIDGEPFVACHVCAFPVCRPCYEYERKDGNQSCPQCKTKYKRHKGSPPIQGEEMGDADSEDVGNKSNHHISGVQDEKQKIERMLGWDSSSGRKEHLATTNYDKDGSLNHIPYLAGRRSVSGDLSAASPERYSMASPESGIRANIRVVDPTRDSGSLGFGNVAWRERIDGWKMKPEKNTAPMSVSNAPSEGRGGGDFDASTDVLMDDSLLNDEARQPLSRKVSIPSSRINPYRMVIVLRLVVLCIFLHYRLTNPVRNAYALWLISVICEIWFAISWILDQFPKWLPVNRETYLDRLSLRYEKEGEPSQLAAVDIFVSTVDPLKEPPLVTANTVLSILAVDYPVDKVSCYVSDDGAAMLTFETMSETSEFARKWVPFCKRYDIEPRAPEWYFSQKIDYLKDKVHPSFVKERRAMKREYEEFKVRVNGLVAKAQKVPDEGWVMQDGTPWPGNNIRDHPGMIQVFLGHSGGLDTEGNELPRLVYVSREKRPGFQHHKKAGAMNALVRVSAVLTNGPFLLNLDCDHYINNSKALREAMCFLMDPNLGRTVCYVQFPQRFDGIDRNDRYANRNTVFFDINLRGLDGIQGPVYVGTGCVFNRTALYGYEPPLKPKHKKPGFLSSCFGGSRKKSSRSGRKDSKKKSSKLVDPTLPVFNLEDIEEGVEGTGFDDEKSLLMSQMTLEKRFGQSTVFVASTLMENGGVPESATPESLLKEAIHVISCGYEDKSDWGSEIGWIYGSVTEDILTGFKMHARGWRSIYCMPKRPAFKGSAPINLSDRLNQVLRWALGSVEILLSRHCPIWYGYSGRLKWLERFAYINTTIYPITSIPLLAYCTLPAVCLLTGKFIIPQISNIASIWFISLFLSIFATGILEMRWSGVGIDEWWRNEQFWVIGGVSAHLFAVFQGLLKVLAGIDTNFTVTSKASDEDGDFTELYMFKWTTLLIPPTTLLIINLVGVVAGVSYAINSGYQSWGPLFGKLFFAFWVIIHLYPFLKGLMGRQNRTPTIVVVWSVLLASIFSLLWVRVDPFTTKVTGPDVTQCGINC, from the exons ATGGATCTAGAAGGAGATGATGCTGCCGGG CCAAAAAAAATCCAGGTCTGCCAGATCTGCAGTGATGATATTGGCAAGACTATAGATGGAGAGCCCTTTGTTGCTTGCCATGTATGTGCATTTCCAGTTTGCCGTCCATGTTATGAGTATGAGAGGAAAGATGGTAACCAGTCTTGTCCTCAATGCAAGACTAAATACAAGAGGCATAAAG GAAGCCCTCCAATTCAAGGGGAAGAAATGGGAGATGCTGATTCTGAAGATGTAGGAAACAAGTCAAACCATCACATATCAGGCGTTCAAGATGAGAAACAAAAGATAGAACGTATGCTGGGTTGGGATTCGAGTTCTGGTCGGAAAGAGCATCTTGCAACCACAAACTATGACAAAGATGGTTCTCTTAACCATATTCCTTATCTGGCTGGTAGACGTTCG gTTTCCGGGGATCTTTCAGCTGCATCTCCCGAGCGTTACTCAATGGCTTCTCCTGAAAGTGGCATCAGAG CTAATATAAGGGTGGTGGATCCAACAAGGGATTCTGGCTCATTGGGGTTTGGCAATGTAGCCTGGAGAGAGAGGATTGATGGTTGGAAGATGAAGCCAGAAAAGAATACTGCTCCGATGAGTGTTAGTAATGCACCATCTGAAGGCAGGGGTGGCGGAGATTTTGATGCCAGCACTGATGTACTCATGGATGATTCCTTACT AAATGATGAAGCCCGCCAGCCTCTCTCAAGGAAGGTTTCTATTCCTTCCTCTAGGATTAACCCTTACAGGATGGTCATAGTTTTGCGGCTTGTTGTCCTTTGCATTTTCTTACACTACCGTTTAACAAATCCAGTGAGGAATGCTTACGCTTTGTGGCTAATATCTGTTATCTGTGAGATATGGTTTGCAATATCATGGATATTGGATCAGTTCCCTAAATGGCTTCCTGTGAACCGTGAGACATATCTTGACAGGCTATCTCTCAg ATATGAGAAAGAAGGAGAGCCGTCTCAGTTGGCTGCTGTTGACATTTTTGTCAGTACAGTCGACCCTTTAAAGGAACCTCCACTGGTCACAGCCAATACAGTACTATCTATTCTTGCAGTTGATTACCCAGTAGACAAAGTCTCTTGTTATGTTTCAGATGATGGAGCTGCTATGTTGACATTTGAAACTATGTCTGAAACGTCTGAATTTGCAAGAAAATGGGTTCCTTTCTGCAAGAGATATGATATTGAGCCCCGAGCTCCAGAATGGTACTTTTCACAGAAGATTGACTACTTAAAAGACAAGGTTCATCCATCATTTGTCAAAGAACGCAGAGCTATGAAG AGAGAATATGAAGAATTTAAAGTTCGTGTCAATGGGCTTGTTGCAAAGGCACAAAAGGTTCCTGATGAAGGATGGGTCATGCAAGATGGTACACCTTGGCCTGGAAATAACATCAGAGATCACCCAGGAATGATCCAG GTTTTCTTGGGCCATAGTGGAGGACTTGACACTGAGGGTAATGAACTTCCACGGCTAGTGTATGTGTCCCGTGAGAAGCGTCCTGGTTTTCAGCATCATAAGAAAGCTGGTGCTATGAATGCACTT GTTCGTGTTTCAGCAGTCCTCACCAATGGGCCCTTCTTGTTAAATCTTGATTGTGATCATTACATAAACAACAGCAAGGCATTGAGAGAAGCTATGTGTTTTCTAATGGATCCTAATCTTGGAAGAACAGTTTGTTATGTCCAGTTTCCTCAGAGATTTGATGGGATTGATAGAAACGATCGATATGCCAACCGTAACACTGTTTTCTTTGAT ATAAATTTAAGAGGATTGGATGGAATCCAAGGCCCTGTATACGTGGGTACAGGGTGTGTTTTCAATAGAACGGCCTTGTATGGCTATGAGCCTCCTCTCAAGCCTAAGCATAAGAAACCAGGGTTTCTGTCTTCATGCTTTGGTGGATCACGAAAGAAGAGTTCTAGATCGGGTAGAAAGGAtagtaagaaaaaatcaagcaagcTTGTAGACCCTACTTTGCCGGTATTCAATTTAGAAGATATAGAAGAAGGGGTTGAAG GTACTGGATTCGATGATGAAAAATCATTGCTCATGTCTCAAATGACACTTGAGAAAAGATTTGGCCAATCAACCGTGTTTGTTGCTTCCACCCTTATGGAGAACGGTGGTGTTCCGGAGTCCGCCACCCCAGAGTCTCTTCTCAAAGAAGCTATTCATGTCATCAGCTGTGGATATGAAGACAAGTCAGACTGGGGAAGTGAA ATAGGATGGATATATGGTTCTGTTACGGAAGATATCCTTACAGGATTCAAGATGCATGCTCGTGGTTGGAGATCAATCTATTGCATGCCGAAGCGTCCTGCCTTTAAGGGATCTGCTCCCATTAATCTTTCTGATCGTCTAAATCAAGTGCTTCGGTGGGCCTTGGGTTCCGTTGAAATTCTTCTCAGTCGTCACTGCCCCATATGGTATGGCTATAGTGGAAGGCTAAAATGGCTCGAGAGATTTGCTTATATCAACACCACCATTTATCCAATCACATCCATTCCTCTTCTTGCCTATTGTACATTGCCTGCCGTGTGCCTTCTTACGGGAAAGTTCATTATTCCACAG ATTAGTAACATTGCCAGTATCTGGTTCATATCcctctttctttcaatctttgCAACTGGTATTTTGGAAATGAGATGGAGTGGTGTTGGGATCGATGAATGGTGGAGGAATGAACAGTTCTGGGTTATTGGAGGTGTGTCAGCTCATCTCTTTGCTGTCTTCCAAGGCCTGCTGAAAGTCCTTGCTGGAATAGATACAAATTTTACAGTCACTTCAAAAGCATCTGATGAAGATGGTGATTTTACCGAGCTATATATGTTCAAATGGACCACTTTACTTATCCCACCAACTACTCTCCTCATAATCAATCTGGTTGGAGTGGTTGCAGGAGTCTCTTACGCCATAAACAGTGGTTATCAATCTTGGGGTCCTCTCTTTGGCaagcttttctttgctttctggGTGATTATTCATCTTTATCCTTTCCTCAAGGGTCTGATGGGACGCCAAAACCGAACACCTACGATTGTTGTGGTGTGGTCAGTTCTCCTTGCTTCTATCTTCTCCTTACTGTGGGTACGTGTTGACCCTTTTACAACCAAGGTGACTGGACCAGACGTTACGCAGTGTGGCATCAACTGCTAG
- the LOC7468977 gene encoding 40S ribosomal protein S2-3, whose amino-acid sequence MEERPPAERGSFGRGFGGRGDRGGRGGRGDRGGRGRRRSGRKEEEEKWVPVTKLGRLVKDGKISSVEQIYLHSLPIKEYQIIDTLIGPILKDEVMKITPVQKQTRAGQRTRFKAFVVVGDGNGHVGLGVKCAKEVATAIRGAIILAKLSIIPVRRGYWGNKIGKPHTVPCKVTGKCGSVTVRMVPAPRGAGIVAARVPKKVLQFAGIDDVFTSSRGSTKTLGNFVKATFDCLLKTYGFLTPDFWKETRFIRSPFQEYTDLLAKPTSKVLITEVHED is encoded by the exons ATGGAAGAGCGCCCCCCTGCAGAACGTGGATCCTTCGGTCGTGGCTTCGGTGGACGTGGAGACCGGGGAGGCCGAGGTGGACGTGGAGATCGCGGTGGACGAGGCCGACGCCGCTCTGGCCGcaaagaggaggaagagaaatGGGTACCAGTCACAAAACTAGGCCGCCTTGTAAAAGATGGCAAAATCTCCTCCGTGGAGCAAATCTACCTCCACTCACTACCCATCAAAGAGTACCAAATCATAGACACCCTTATTGGTCCTATCTTGAAAGATGAGGTGATGAAAATCACCCCAGTTCAGAAACAAACAAGAGCCGGTCAGCGAACCAGGTTCAAGgcctttgttgttgttggtgatgGGAATGGACATGTTGGTTTGGGTGTGAAGTGTGCTAAAGAAGTGGCCACTGCCATTCGTGGGGCTATTATTTTGGCAAAACTCTCTATTATTCCGGTGAGGAGAGGGTACTGGGGGAACAAGATCGGAAAGCCACATACTGTGCCTTGTAAGGTTACAGGGAAGTGTGGCAGTGTGACTGTGAGAATGGTCCCCGCCCCTCGTGGAGCTGGGATTGTTGCTGCCAGGGTTCCTAAGAAGGTGCTTCAGTTTGCTGGAATTGATGATGTTTTTACATCTTCCAGAGGATCTACTAAGACTCTTGGAAACTTTGTTAAG GCCACATTTGACTGCTTGCTGAAGACTTATGGGTTCCTTACACCTGACTTCTGGAAGGAGACTCGCTTCATAAGGTCACCATTCCAAGAGTACACAGATCTGTTGGCAAAACCCACTAGCAAGGTTCTCATCACTGAGGTTCATGAAGATTGA